A region of Primulina huaijiensis isolate GDHJ02 unplaced genomic scaffold, ASM1229523v2 scaffold23605, whole genome shotgun sequence DNA encodes the following proteins:
- the LOC140967107 gene encoding E3 ubiquitin-protein ligase HOS1 isoform X1 — translation MDGLKFDENNRRRKALVHLASIDPMELCNEAKVERCRATRDLRSCGRCVQRILTSCGHAALCEECRQRCDVCPICRIPLPKTNSELPYRLYYECIEAGLISKRCDDRLQDKENQLVSDVQRLYYMFDVALENNLVSLLCHYVTDVCMDESAVSSDPVIAFMLDEKVVKDWCWRTFENIVPELKVIYNLSVQEMNVRLSSLMKVSSKLAGMSKVLEGIESSFRGSISAMTQDLNHLQESILKTKQHLEIMIWCIRHQFLENVRSRYSDFASWQSSIRERKSAAVKRAWPDPLNCKLEVGEQNVSSLFIVDALSNLDTEQGYKGRDEEELEALFLQTNNRNSFARSRLHGMQGCYPFENLRSAVDLLFLQGNPHLVVAKQAILLYFLFDRHWTLPVDEWRHIVDDFAVTFGITRHCLLESSVFYLLDDHTDEALKEAICLLPEIAGPTIHPKVAVALLERQNPDAALMALRWSGRDGGATLVSLEEALTAVRVRVECGLLTEAFMCQRMICTKMKDKKHIHASVVVKDQSDWLFWVEVLVTEICCLCIRRNLIDRMIELPWNSDEEKHLHKCLFDFVTDDPSSVVGSLLVVFYLQRYRYPEAYRVDCKLQALEEDFISKCQNDEISFKIKSMSHWRKGLVDRGVELLPDILQQQMKAGSFPEIGSENRPAKSDLPNTQEPILSSLLFKNPGLQQEGNAFASVLH, via the exons ATGGATGGGCTAAAATTTGACGAAAACAATCGGCGCCGG AAGGCGTTGGTACATTTGGCATCAATTGATCCAATGGAGTTGTGCAATGAGGCCAAGGTAGAGCGATGCAGGGCAACTAGGGACTTGAGAAGCTGTGGGCGTTGTGTGCAGAGAATTCTTACTTCGTGTGGCCATGCTGCTTTATGTGAGGAATGCCGACAGAGATGTGATGTTTGCCCCATTTGTAGAATACCCTTGCCAAAGACTAATAGCGAACTTCCTTATCGACTTTACTATGAATGTATAGAGGCAGGTCTGATCTCCAAGAGGTGTGATGACAGATTGCAAGATAAAGAAAATCAATTGGTTTCTGATGTTCAACGACtttattatatgtttgatgTCGCCTTGGAGAATAACTTAGTATCTCTACTTTGTCATT ATGTTACCGATGTATGTATGGATGAAAGTGCTGTATCAAGTGATCCAGTTATTGCTTTCATGCTGGATGAGAAGGTAGTCAAAGACTGGTGCTGGAGAACTTTCGAAAATATTGTGCCAGAACTGAAAGTAATTT ACAATCTTTCTGTACAAGAGATGAATGTTAGGTTAAGTTCGCTTATGAAAGTTTCTTCTAAGCTAGCTGGTATGTCCAAGGTTCTAGAAGGTATCGAATCATCGTTTAGAGGCTCCATTTCAGCAATGACTCAGGACCTGAATCACCTTCAAGAAAGTATATTGAAGACAAAGCAG CACTTGGAGATAATGATTTGGTGCATTAGGCATCAATTTTTGGAGAATGTGAGATCTCGATATTCTGATTTTGCATCATGGCAATCATCTATCCGTGAAAGGAAGTCGGCAGCAGTTAAGCGAGCTTGGCCTGATCCGTTGAATTGTAAATTGGAAGTTGGTGAGCAGAATGTTTCTAGCCTCTTTATCGTAGATGCGCTTTCAAATCTTGACACAGAGCAAGGATACAAAGGCAGAGATGAAGAGGAATTAGAAGCTCTCTTTTTGCAAACGAACAACAGGAATTCATTTGCCCGATCTAGGTTACATGGAATGCAAGGCTGCTATCCCTTTGAAAATCTCCGATCAGCTGTTGACTTGCTCTTTCTGCAAGGAAATCCACATTTGGTGGTTGCAAAGCAGGCAATT TTGTTGTATTTTCTATTTGATCGACACTGGACATTACCTGTTGACGAATGGAGACACATTGTTGATGACTTTGCTGTCACATTCGGTATAACCCGACACTGTTTACTGGAATCTTCTGTTTTCTATCTTCTGGATGACCATACCGATGAAGCACTGAAG GAAGCAATTTGCCTTCTTCCTGAAATTGCTGGCCCAACTATTCATCCTAAGGTTGCAGTGGCTTTGTTAGAAAGGCAGAATCCTGATGCAGCTCTCATGGCTTTGAGGTGGTCTGGACGAGATGGGGGAGCAACACTAGTTTCACTTGAGGAGGCTCTCACTGCAGTTCGAGTTCGAGTGGAGTGTGGGCTTTTGACTGAAGCATTTATGTGTCAGAGAATGATTTGCACAAAAATGAAGGATAAAAAACATATCCATGCTTCTGTTGTAGTAAAAGATCAGTCTGATTGGCTTTTCTGGGTGGAGGTTTTAGTAACCGAAATTTGTTGTCTTTGCATTAGGAGGAACTTGATTGATCGAATGATTGAGTTGCCTTGGAACTCTGATGAGGAAAAACATCTTCATAAATGCCTTTTTGATTTTGTGACAGATGATCCTTCATCAGTTGTCGGTAGTCTCCTGGTTGTTTTCTATCTACAG CGCTATCGGTATCCCGAAGCATACCGAGTAGATTGTAAGCTTCAGGCTCTGGAGGAGGACTTCATTTCAAAATGTCAGAATGATGAAATCTCATTTAAGATAAAATCAATGAGCCACTGGAGGAAGGGATTAGTT GACAGAGGTGTGGAATTATTGCCAGATATTCTCCAGCAACAGATGAAGGCTGGAAGTTTCCCTGAAATTGGTAGTGAAAATAGACCAGCAAAATCCGATCTTCCAAACACTCAAGAACCGATTTTGAGCAGTCTGTTGTTTAAAAATCCGGGGCTGCAACAAGAGGGCAATGCCTTTGCGTCTGTTCTACATTAA
- the LOC140967107 gene encoding E3 ubiquitin-protein ligase HOS1 isoform X2 — protein sequence MDGLKFDENNRRRALVHLASIDPMELCNEAKVERCRATRDLRSCGRCVQRILTSCGHAALCEECRQRCDVCPICRIPLPKTNSELPYRLYYECIEAGLISKRCDDRLQDKENQLVSDVQRLYYMFDVALENNLVSLLCHYVTDVCMDESAVSSDPVIAFMLDEKVVKDWCWRTFENIVPELKVIYNLSVQEMNVRLSSLMKVSSKLAGMSKVLEGIESSFRGSISAMTQDLNHLQESILKTKQHLEIMIWCIRHQFLENVRSRYSDFASWQSSIRERKSAAVKRAWPDPLNCKLEVGEQNVSSLFIVDALSNLDTEQGYKGRDEEELEALFLQTNNRNSFARSRLHGMQGCYPFENLRSAVDLLFLQGNPHLVVAKQAILLYFLFDRHWTLPVDEWRHIVDDFAVTFGITRHCLLESSVFYLLDDHTDEALKEAICLLPEIAGPTIHPKVAVALLERQNPDAALMALRWSGRDGGATLVSLEEALTAVRVRVECGLLTEAFMCQRMICTKMKDKKHIHASVVVKDQSDWLFWVEVLVTEICCLCIRRNLIDRMIELPWNSDEEKHLHKCLFDFVTDDPSSVVGSLLVVFYLQRYRYPEAYRVDCKLQALEEDFISKCQNDEISFKIKSMSHWRKGLVDRGVELLPDILQQQMKAGSFPEIGSENRPAKSDLPNTQEPILSSLLFKNPGLQQEGNAFASVLH from the exons ATGGATGGGCTAAAATTTGACGAAAACAATCGGCGCCGG GCGTTGGTACATTTGGCATCAATTGATCCAATGGAGTTGTGCAATGAGGCCAAGGTAGAGCGATGCAGGGCAACTAGGGACTTGAGAAGCTGTGGGCGTTGTGTGCAGAGAATTCTTACTTCGTGTGGCCATGCTGCTTTATGTGAGGAATGCCGACAGAGATGTGATGTTTGCCCCATTTGTAGAATACCCTTGCCAAAGACTAATAGCGAACTTCCTTATCGACTTTACTATGAATGTATAGAGGCAGGTCTGATCTCCAAGAGGTGTGATGACAGATTGCAAGATAAAGAAAATCAATTGGTTTCTGATGTTCAACGACtttattatatgtttgatgTCGCCTTGGAGAATAACTTAGTATCTCTACTTTGTCATT ATGTTACCGATGTATGTATGGATGAAAGTGCTGTATCAAGTGATCCAGTTATTGCTTTCATGCTGGATGAGAAGGTAGTCAAAGACTGGTGCTGGAGAACTTTCGAAAATATTGTGCCAGAACTGAAAGTAATTT ACAATCTTTCTGTACAAGAGATGAATGTTAGGTTAAGTTCGCTTATGAAAGTTTCTTCTAAGCTAGCTGGTATGTCCAAGGTTCTAGAAGGTATCGAATCATCGTTTAGAGGCTCCATTTCAGCAATGACTCAGGACCTGAATCACCTTCAAGAAAGTATATTGAAGACAAAGCAG CACTTGGAGATAATGATTTGGTGCATTAGGCATCAATTTTTGGAGAATGTGAGATCTCGATATTCTGATTTTGCATCATGGCAATCATCTATCCGTGAAAGGAAGTCGGCAGCAGTTAAGCGAGCTTGGCCTGATCCGTTGAATTGTAAATTGGAAGTTGGTGAGCAGAATGTTTCTAGCCTCTTTATCGTAGATGCGCTTTCAAATCTTGACACAGAGCAAGGATACAAAGGCAGAGATGAAGAGGAATTAGAAGCTCTCTTTTTGCAAACGAACAACAGGAATTCATTTGCCCGATCTAGGTTACATGGAATGCAAGGCTGCTATCCCTTTGAAAATCTCCGATCAGCTGTTGACTTGCTCTTTCTGCAAGGAAATCCACATTTGGTGGTTGCAAAGCAGGCAATT TTGTTGTATTTTCTATTTGATCGACACTGGACATTACCTGTTGACGAATGGAGACACATTGTTGATGACTTTGCTGTCACATTCGGTATAACCCGACACTGTTTACTGGAATCTTCTGTTTTCTATCTTCTGGATGACCATACCGATGAAGCACTGAAG GAAGCAATTTGCCTTCTTCCTGAAATTGCTGGCCCAACTATTCATCCTAAGGTTGCAGTGGCTTTGTTAGAAAGGCAGAATCCTGATGCAGCTCTCATGGCTTTGAGGTGGTCTGGACGAGATGGGGGAGCAACACTAGTTTCACTTGAGGAGGCTCTCACTGCAGTTCGAGTTCGAGTGGAGTGTGGGCTTTTGACTGAAGCATTTATGTGTCAGAGAATGATTTGCACAAAAATGAAGGATAAAAAACATATCCATGCTTCTGTTGTAGTAAAAGATCAGTCTGATTGGCTTTTCTGGGTGGAGGTTTTAGTAACCGAAATTTGTTGTCTTTGCATTAGGAGGAACTTGATTGATCGAATGATTGAGTTGCCTTGGAACTCTGATGAGGAAAAACATCTTCATAAATGCCTTTTTGATTTTGTGACAGATGATCCTTCATCAGTTGTCGGTAGTCTCCTGGTTGTTTTCTATCTACAG CGCTATCGGTATCCCGAAGCATACCGAGTAGATTGTAAGCTTCAGGCTCTGGAGGAGGACTTCATTTCAAAATGTCAGAATGATGAAATCTCATTTAAGATAAAATCAATGAGCCACTGGAGGAAGGGATTAGTT GACAGAGGTGTGGAATTATTGCCAGATATTCTCCAGCAACAGATGAAGGCTGGAAGTTTCCCTGAAATTGGTAGTGAAAATAGACCAGCAAAATCCGATCTTCCAAACACTCAAGAACCGATTTTGAGCAGTCTGTTGTTTAAAAATCCGGGGCTGCAACAAGAGGGCAATGCCTTTGCGTCTGTTCTACATTAA